Proteins found in one Leishmania major strain Friedlin complete genome, chromosome 35 genomic segment:
- a CDS encoding conserved hypothetical protein (previous protein_id=AAZ14688.1): MAKLEQRNLRKPRGEPKHKLDSLKAKTGAKQRWDKKMKEKERIQRVRSLSQQLKEEINTEQKRAAEARKANQQRKIENEKKNMVVQNIKNEKAIRKLSPKHRRAARIFMLHELN; the protein is encoded by the coding sequence ATGGCCAAGTTAGAGCAGCGCAACCTTCGAAAGCCGAGAGGGGAGCCAAAACACAAGCTGGACTCTCTTAAGGCAAAGACCGGCGCCAAGCAGAGGTGGGACAAGAAGatgaaggagaaggagcgcattcagcgcgtgcgcagcttGTCTCAGCAGCTCAAGGAGGAGATCAACACGGAGCAGAAACGCGCCGCAGAGGCTCGCAAGGCAAACCAGCAGCGCAAGatcgaaaacgaaaagaagaacaTGGTTGTTCAGAACATCAAGAACGAAAAGGCAATTCGAAAGTTGAGCCCGAAGCACCGTCGTGCCGCGCGCATCTTCATGTTACATGAGCTCAACTAG
- a CDS encoding putative protein kinase (previous protein_id=AAZ14686.1): protein MLTTPSSPPLPSSGNQQGAWTRRIRKSDVYPSSLEAIRARVEALRGRWRGGGAAYVVPITRAVCTPLYLRLEVDESLALELLGPPWEYERHSAPMGERDAALCVLSVAQLLSRLHAVGVVHGHLQAGVVWHHTGDALRIVVTECELPMTALVPYGGVGSEARRCAAPEILRGDPYAGAADVWGLGVLLVQLLLGSSKPVCTADLENSDLLSPFISSLGPSAASFVLPCVKSDPHARPLLLEVLQHPFLASALPVHGNEVGDEQRSDCSSENSNTSESEELEDSDTDST from the coding sequence ATGTTGACAacgccgtcttcgccgccgctcccaTCGTCGGGCAACCAGCAAGGCGCCTGGACACGACGCATCCGCAAATCGGATGTCTACCCCTCTTCACTAGAGGCCATCCGCGCACGGGTTGAGGCCCTGCGCGGTCgatggcgaggcggcggggCGGCATATGTCGTCCCAATTACGCGGGCCGTGTGCACCCCGCTTTACCTGCGCCTGGAGGTGGATGAATCGCTGGCCCTAGAGCTGCTGGGGCCGCCGTGGGAGTACGAACGGCACAGTGCGCCGATGGGCGAACGTGACGCTGCTCTCTGTGTGTTGTCggttgcgcagctcctgtCACGACTTCACGCAGTAGGCGTGGTGCATGGACACCTGCAGGCAGGCGTAGTGTGGCACCACACAGGTGATGCGCTACGTATCGTTGTTACCGAGTGCGAACTGCCCATGACCGCCCTCGTTCCCTACGGAGGGGTAGGGAGtgaggcgcggcggtgcgccgcgccggaGATTCTGCGAGGAGACCCCTACGCTGGCGCGGCTGATGTTTGGGGACTGGgtgtcctcctcgtccaaCTGCTCCTGGGGTCGTCGAAGCCGGTGTGCACAGCGGACCTCGAAAACTCTGATCTGTTGTCGCCGTTCATCTCCTCGTTGGGCCCAAGCGCTGCGAGTTTTGTGTTGCCGTGCGTGAAGAGTGACCCGCACGCTCGCCCGCTACTGCttgaggtgctgcagcatccATTCCTAgcatcggcgctgccggtCCATGGAAACGAAGTCGGAGACGAGCAGAGAAGCGATTGCAGCAGCGAGAACAGCAACACCAGTGAAAGCGAGGAACTGGAGGATAGCGACACCGACTCTACTTGA
- a CDS encoding conserved hypothetical protein (previous protein_id=AAZ14684.1) codes for MSLAAIDDHQKGDVVHLQYLLRKREYHLAELINEVVFAEQERYKAVQEAHGLRELATGLEDVVNKLLEYHITIHREVLLPVLKDSAGNSGDARSVGASPAENCTGVGSSKDLLEDLLGKPRLPSETKSLLQTALEQKRRGERLSSGGIGLHGNSSPWRLPADAEAPVHQATHRAIALSASLLQNQERLAQLLHSIQTQAKNLLHHWDGVGGTEAQDGCPSSEPTVRQQGPAGNVAPFRLENLHQHSSRARAIEEALRSVERERDALQMQLREGDAAAAAAAVRSAPAPVVQPDESWMEERAQLQKELAYAQQRVLQEQSQNQMLKRQVSQLEKVALASPIAPSAAGSSTCTHCEQTRADMKKQLSDYHAAKAAWKADEQRLKEDIASLRLQAKESVKDASLLSASPSVGALAGTPQRDPSWPASERKIGQLEAKVAAMKADLQIMEMRLAIVQDERDAEQRRILAAHERERQRLCDERDECQRIIDKMSRELQGLSRMSSSAPPAITSTAG; via the coding sequence ATGTCACTCGCGGCGATTGACGATCATCAGAAAGGCGATGTCGTCCATCTGCAGTATCTCCTGCGCAAGCGGGAGTACCACTTGGCCGAGCTAATCAACGAGGTTGTTTTTGCGGAGCAGGAGCGTTAcaaggcggtgcaggaggcACACGGCCTGCGCGAGCTTGCCACTGGCCTCGAGGACGTCGTCAACAAGCTGCTCGAGTATCACATAACTATTCACAGAGAGGTGCTTCTTCCAGTGTTGAAAGATTCCGCCGGTAACAGCGGCGATGCACGCAGCGTCGGAGCGTCCCCGGCAGAGAACTGCACAGGTGTAGGGTCTTCGAAAGACCTCCTCGAGGACCTTCTTGGCAAACCGCGTCTTCCCAGCGAAACGAAGAGCCTGCTTCAGACGGCTCTGGAACAGAAGCGGAGAGGCGAGCGACTGTCGAGCGGTGGTATAGGGCTGCACGGTAACTCTTCCCCTTGGCGACTGCCTGCCGACGCAGAGGCGCCAGTGCATCAAGCCACACATCGTGCCATTGCTCTCAGTGCCTCTCTTCTGCAAAACCAAGAGAGACTAGCGCAACTGCTGCACAGCATTCAGACCCAAGCAAAGAATCTGCTCCATCACTGGGATGGCGTAGGCGGCACGGAAGCACAAGACGGATGCCCGTCCAGCGAGCCCACCGTGCGACAGCAGGGGCCAGCAGGCAACGTCGCGCCCTTCCGACTGGAGAACCTACACCAGCACAGCAGCCGTGCTCGGGCAATAGAAGAGGCACTGCGAAGCGTTGAGAGGGAGCGGGATGCTTTACAAatgcagctgcgcgaaggcgatgcggctgctgccgctgccgcagtgagaagcgcaccagcgccggtTGTGCAACCAGACGAGTCGTggatggaggagagggcaCAGCTCCAGAAGGAGCTTGCCTACGCACAGCAACGCGTTCTGCAAGAGCAGTCGCAGAATCAGATGCTGAAAAGGCAGGTCTCACAACTGGAGAAAGTAGCTTTGGCGTCGCCGATTGCGCCATCTGCGGCGGGCTCATCCACCTGCACGCATTGTGAGCAGACGCGCGCAGATATGAAGAAACAACTGTCGGACTACCACGCCGCGAAGGCAGCGTGGAAGGCGGATGAGCAGCGCCTGAAGGAAGATATTGCATCCCTTCGACTCCAAGCGAAGGAGTCCGTCAAGGACGCTTCGCTGCTGTCAGCGTCTCCGTCTGTCGGCGCATTGGCAGGCACACCTCAACGTGACCCATCGTGGCCCGCCAGTGAACGCAAGATTGGCCAGCTCGAGGCCAAAGTTGCCGCCATGAAAGCAGACCTTCAAATCATGGAGATGCGCTTGGCAATCGTGCAGGATGAGCGTGACGCTGAACAGCGCCGCATCCTCGCCGCACacgagcgagagcggcagcgcctgTGCGACGAGCGAGACGAGTGCCAGAGAATCATAGACAAAATGTCCCGTGAGCTGCAGGGCCTCTCTCGGATGAgctccagcgcgccgccggctATCACAAGCACCGCCGGCTAA
- a CDS encoding conserved hypothetical protein (previous protein_id=AAZ14687.1), protein MAEGGIGGSDESFISFAFAVTSVILIVLYIPWMIGKARRLVLYYQSTKKEQASMASPLTELWDSATYIPRVLYAVAQDPMTIIAGAKVCTAEKVFFIRCVMPKFLKFVIRPRILLPIVWFVLFSSAMYASLTFDPHAILGLPSSASTAEIRKTYRALSKRYHPDHNKTEGARELYVQVRRAYKALVDREAFEEEEKQTVQEFSVGVALPRFLTSREHDGLVLFGLLGLLIGLPIYIWYTFTNDKKVPRLLWHIRFDKERVEHFLQHFGIPVDPKYVARRNSRRAILQILIALSIVPPNVREDIVNAFPPLIDFVQRCIEAEKNAALFRNLGLDAKAVGALQSYMAVNGVKIVDEYEAANPLNSEEPKADDFHRIPLSAYRATRYLFQQHTIQVDRALEELQVAMGGNVPSAKKLLNLHDELYDLLDMVYLRSEKPNKQLVMKLISVPQRVSDVIDAIEPELQLVYHRYYKHYMNQIQQQQRAARGGGARQH, encoded by the coding sequence ATGGCAGAGGGTGGCattggcggcagcgacgagagCTTCATCTCGTTTGCGTTTGCGGTGACGTCAGTCATTCTCATTGTGCTCTACATCCCATGGATGATCGGGAAGGCACGCCGGTTAGTGCTCTACTATCAGTCGACAAAGAAGGAACAGGCAAGCATGGCAAGCCCGTTGACGGAGCTGTGGGACTCCGCAACGTACATTCCGCGTGTGCTGTACGCCGTCGCCCAGGACCCAATGACGATCATTGCCGGTGCGAAGGTGTGCACTGCGGAGAAAGTCTTTTTTATCCGTTGCGTGATGCCGAAGTTTCTCAAATTTGTCATCCGCCCTCGCATCCTGTTGCCGATAGTTTGGTTTGTACTCTTTTCCTCCGCCATGTACGCCTCCCTCACATTCGATCCGCACGCCATTCTTGGACTGCCATCCTCGGCCTCCACCGCTGAGATTCGGAAGACGTACCGTGCCCTCTCCAAGCGGTACCACCCCGATCACAACAAGACGGAAGGCGCCCGTGAGCTGTACGTTCAGGTGCGTCGCGCCTACAAGGCGCTCGTGGACCGCGAGGCATttgaagaggaggagaagcagacgGTGCAGGAGTTCTCCGTTGGTGTAGCGCTCCCGCGTTTTCTAACTTCTCGCGAGCATGACGGGCTCGTGCTGTTTGGCCTCCTCGGACTTCTCATCGGACTGCCCATCTACATCTGGTACACCTTCACAAACGACAAGAAAGTTCCGCGGCTGCTCTGGCACATCCGCTTCGACAAGGAGCGCGTCGAGCACTTCCTGCAGCATTTCGGTATCCCTGTCGATCCCAAGTACGTTGCACGGCGCAACTCACGCCGCGCCATTCTGCAGATCCTCATCGCGCTCAGCATCGTGCCACCGAACGTGCGTGAGGACATTGTGAATGCGTTTCCTCCGCTTATCGATTTcgtgcagcggtgcatcgAGGCCGAGAAGAACGCGGCGTTGTTCCGCAACTTGGGTCTCGATGCCAAGGCGGTGGGCGCCCTGCAGTCGTACATGGCTGTGAACGGCGTCAAAATCGTGGACGAGTACGAGGCGGCGAACCCGCTGAACAGCGAGGAGCCCAAGGCGGACGACTTTCATCGTATTCCACTTTCTGCGTATCGTGCCACCCGCTATCTCTTCCAGCAGCACACGATTCAAGTAGATcgtgcgctggaggagcttcAGGTGGCGATGGGCGGCAACGTGCCAAGTGCCAAGAAACTGTTGAACCTGCATGATGAGCTCTACGATCTGCTCGACATGGTGTACCTGCGCTCCGAGAAGCCCAACAAGCAACTCGTCATGAAACTTATCTCGGTGCCGCAACGGGTGTCCGACGTTATCGACGCCATAGAGCCCGAGTTGCAGCTTGTCTACCACCGATACTACAAACACTACATGAACCAgattcagcagcagcagcgcgccgcccgcgGCGGGGGTGCGCGCCAGCACTAG
- a CDS encoding putative phosphatidylserine decarboxylase (previous protein_id=AAZ14683.1): MAPFCITPPLRFYKSNRGIRLSNPSRRWLYNRLFLGGIGAFGCYLTLRYRLAAREASRNPEDGNCLCSSDMVDFLRYMPFNLFSNLAGRLAENESVPAWVHNWFARAVVYWYALDMSESGQKTNFETFQQFYVRDWTPKARPVDAAASVVAPCDGQVLAVNANVESTSLVQVKGLTYGMRSLLQDTPPPLNTDTHRRVAVVLHMRNKDFHHVIAPLSFACEKSIYVPGSLLPTTSAGYHWIPAVLALNERLILQGRSSDKARLPVYMALVGSTLTGRITLYMDKRVRTNYLDPPAYAVHSPYASKPVVARGERLATFNWGSSVVLVMDVPKSCKPLKRPGDVVKAGEALFQF, from the coding sequence ATGGCGCCATTTTGCATCACGCCTCCGTTGCGCTTTTACAAAAGCAATCGCGGCATCCGTCTCTCGAACCCGTCGCGTCGGTGGCTGTACAACCGCCTTTTCCTCGGTGGCATCGGCGCATTTGGTTGTTACCTCACGCTGCGCTATCGACTCGCTGCGCGGGAAGCGTCTAGGAATCCGGAGGATGGAAACTGCCTGTGCTCCAGCGACATGGTCGACTTCCTGCGCTACATGCCCTTCAACCTCTTTTCTAACCTCGCCGGCCGGCTTGCAGAAAACGAATCCGTACCGGCATGGGTACATAACTGGTTTGCGCGGGCTGTGGTTTACTGGTACGCCCTTGACATGTCGGAGTCGGGGCAGAAGACCAATTTCGAGACCTTTCAGCAGTTTTACGTCCGCGACTGGACGCCAAAGGCACGCCCAGTAGATGCGGCGGCCTCTGTTGTCGCCCCGTGCGACGGCCAAGTGTTGGCAGTGAACGCGAATGTGGAAAGCACCTCGCTTGTGCAAGTGAAGGGACTTACCTATGGCATGCGCTCCCTCTTGCAGGATACCCCTCCGCCGTTGAACACGGACACGCACCGCcgagtggcggtggtgcttcACATGCGCAACAAGGACTTTCATCATGTCATCGCACCACTATCATTTGCGTGCGAGAAGAGCATCTACGTGCCCGGCTCCCTGCTACCGACGACCTCGGCTGGCTATCATTGGATTCCTGCCGTTCTCGCCCTCAACGAACGCCTCATACTACAAGGGAGGTCTAGCGACAAGGCACGGCTCCCGGTTTACATGGCCCTGGTTGGCAGCACTCTCACCGGGCGCATCACGCTCTACATGGACAAGCGCGTTCGCACAAACTACCTCGACCCGCCAGCCTACGCGGTACACTCACCGTACGCGTCGAAGCCAGTTGTGGCGCGCGGTGAGCGACTGGCGACGTTCAACTGGGGATCATCTGTCGTCCTGGTAATGGATGTACCTAAGAGCTGCAAGCCGCTCAAGCGCCCAGGTGACGTAGTGAAGGCTGGGGAGGCCCTCTTCCAATTCTAA
- a CDS encoding putative protein phosphatase (previous protein_id=AAZ14689.1) yields the protein MDTRCCTPPSSGGGDDFVLASCRHQLFVNEDDHGVENTVLEASVTLRPSESFPRLSQSHASEETRPSDALDTIVELPSPTRLPRSPRRAFQSIPINIPGDNCFGRTAFQGWSVGATASDGITSTPWRPPTTSGQPSAASAAVPATHASMEHLQTPEVQRTNYAVATPNMMGHLLYTPQISPVCQAWRTSLDAELDNVSGRWAADQLPSITTLINNALYVGGFPDSQTVPQLHALGIRHIVNCCAQDVRTAPEVAESFHLHYFKSYDSEEYLILHRDYDAFAGLMSTILENGEKAFVHCVAGVNRSVVLCAAFLMERLSLNPVEAVRVFRANGRMRILDNKGFRHQLIDHYLQSIEPHNARVELL from the coding sequence ATGGATACACGGTGCTGTACCCCGCCGTcgagtggcggcggtgatgatTTCGTTTTAGCCTCCTGCCGGCATCAGCTTTTCGTGAACGAGGACGATCACGGGGTGGAGAAcacggtgctggaggcgagCGTGACCTTGCGACCGTCCGAAAGCTTTCCGCGTCTCTCCCAATCGCACGCATCTGAGGAGACTCGGCCGAGCGACGCACTCGACACCATTGTGGAGCTTCCCTCACCCACGCGCCTGCCACGCTCTCCGCGGCGCGCCTTTCAGTCTATCCCGATCAACATCCCCGGCGACAACTGCTTCGGCCGAACCGCCTTTCAGGGCTGGTCAGTGGGGGCAACGGCCAGCGACGGCATCACAAGCACACCCTGGCGGCCCCCGACCACGTCGGGGcagcccagcgccgcctccgcagcagTACCAGCAACCCATGCGAGCATGGAACATCTGCAGACACCGGAAGTGCAGCGCACAAACTACGCCGTGGCCACTCCAAACATGATGGGGCACCTCCTCTACACGCCGCAGATATCGCCGGTGTGCCAGGCCTGGCGAACCAGCCTGGATGCCGAGCTCGACAACGTGAGCGGACGCTGGGCAGCCGACCAGCTACCGTCCATTACAACGCTCATCAACAACGCCCTCTACGTTGGCGGCTTTCCAGATTCGCagacggtgccgcagctgcacgcgctggGCATCCGCCACATTGTCAACTGCTGCGCGCAGGACGTTCGCACAGCCCCCGAAGTGGCTGAGAGCTTCCACCTGCACTACTTCAAGTCATATGACTCAGAGGAGTACTTGATTCTCCACCGCGACTACGACGCTTTCGCCGGGCTGATGTCCACCATTCTGGAAAATGGGGAGAAGGCCTTCGTGCACTGTGTCGCCGGCGTGAATCGCAGCGTCGTGCTGTGCGCGGCGTTCCTCATGGAACGTCTCTCGCTGAATCCGGTGGAAGCGGTTCGCGTGTTCCGTGCCAATGGACGCATGCGCATCTTGGACAACAAAGGCTTCCGCCATCAGCTCATTGACCACTACCTGCAAAGCATAGAGCCACACAACGCAAGGGTAGAGCTGCTGTAA
- a CDS encoding conserved hypothetical protein (previous protein_id=AAZ14685.1), with protein sequence MSSVTPTIPFKAWLKLHAKAICQALPLSLLIVVEARDLYYRATWDVAPVPPSKFEVGDVIAVCNRWYTLPTWSHVVYSWLSKVLLKSCWDDVGVISSVKNGTPHILYVDFHGVHEQPLATFLETRCPRGAAVRKLRRDEGVPSPSPAIADLFRKEVEMISVEPWFLFSASMRGGNEHKYYEFCVRMHEQRCKIRSMLQRRQSRPAIEAQQTSLKEMEVMRQHLAKFVEPVTHFHLYNGSLVASFFATYGLLDREMPSPSRYVPQDFAHTIPFLGATTLDEPIVFFRN encoded by the coding sequence ATGTCTAGCGTGACGCCAACGATCCCTTTCAAGGCGTGGCTGAAACTGCACGCCAAGGCGATTTGTCAAGCGCTGCCGCTTTCTCTTCTTATCGTGGTAGAGGCGCGTGATCTCTACTACCGCGCCACCTGGGACGTCGCCCCGGTGCCGCCGAGCAAGTTCGAGGTCGGGGATGTGATTGCGGTGTGCAACCGGTGGTACACACTACCCACCTGGAGCCACGTTGTGTACAGCTGGCTCTCTAAGGTGCTGCTCAAGTCGTGCTGGGACGATGTCGGCGTCATTTCATCGGTGAAAAACGGCACGCCACACATCCTCTACGTAGACTTCCACGGCGTGCATGAGCAGCCCTTGGCCACGTTTCTGGAAACGCGCTGCCCtcgcggtgcggcggtgcggaaGCTGCGCCGGGACGAAGGCGTACCATCGCCTAGCCCTGCTATCGCCGATCTCTTTCgcaaggaggtggagatgATCTCCGTGGAACCGTGGTTCCTCTTCTCGGCAAGCATGCGTGGGGGCAACGAGCACAAGTACTACGAGttctgtgtgcgcatgcacgaGCAGCGGTGCAAGATACGCTCcatgctgcagcggcgacagtCGCGGCCGGCGATTGAGGCACAGCAGACATCCTTGAAGGAGATGGAGGTGATGCGCCAGCATCTCGCCAAGTTCGTGGAGCCGGTGACACACTTTCACCTCTACAACGGCTCTCTCGTGGCGTCCTTTTTCGCCACGTACGGACTGCTTGACCGTGAGATGCCCTCACCGTCGCGATACGTTCCGCAGGACTTTGCCCACACAATCCCCTTTCTCGGCGCCACCACGCTCGATGAGCCCATTGTCTTCTTTAGGAACTGA